The following are encoded together in the Candidatus Roizmanbacteria bacterium CG_4_9_14_0_2_um_filter_38_17 genome:
- a CDS encoding type II toxin-antitoxin system mRNA interferase toxin, RelE/StbE family, which translates to MKINRSSQFKRSFKKLSTKIKRDFEQKIKIFFNNPFSPSLHTHKLKGNLADYYSFYLKNGHRVLFDFEAKNTVILVNVGSHDDYNKWGR; encoded by the coding sequence ATGAAGATCAACCGTTCTTCTCAATTTAAACGGTCTTTTAAGAAACTGTCGACTAAGATAAAAAGGGATTTTGAGCAAAAAATAAAGATATTTTTTAACAACCCATTTAGTCCCTCCTTGCATACTCACAAACTTAAGGGAAATTTAGCAGACTACTATTCCTTCTATTTGAAAAATGGTCATAGGGTGCTTTTTGATTTTGAAGCTAAAAATACAGTTATCCTAGTGAATGTTGGTAGTCATGATGACTATAACAAATGGGGTCGTTGA